Below is a window of Leishmania major strain Friedlin complete genome, chromosome 29 DNA.
CGCTCCGCCGCAATGGCAGATGGCGCGATTTCGTCCTCGGTGAGCGTGGCCATTGCGAAGTCACAAGCGTTTGAGAAAGAGACGTGAATGAATCAGGTCACCAGCCCAGGGCCGCCTCACctacgcacatacacgcacacacacaaacttgatgcgcacgtgtgcatgcacaacagcagcaaagaCAAACGGCAGCAGTAAGACAGTGGCGCGGCGAGGAGAACTGGGTGATGCCCGCTCTCccaaacagagagagagagtgtgtgtgtgtgtgtgtgtgtgcaaggaGCAGCGAGGTGCAAAACAAAATGAAGAAGGGCAAATCCTCGCCGTCACCGACACCACTCAGAAGGCAGCGCACAAGGAACAAACACGCGAAACGAAGATTGAAACCAGAAACAGGCAGGAGAATgagcagagagagggcagagagggaggatggctacgggggagggagcggaggtggcggtgaaAACTAAGCAGACGACCGTGGAGGAGAACGAGgaagcggtgctggcgcaaCGCCAGCGTGCGTCCACCTCGTCTTCTGTTTTGCTTTCCTGTACAGATGCCAATCTATTgggaggacagagagaggccTAACGTGAAGGACAGTCGCAGATGTGCGCcaagacagacacacacacacacacacaaacgtaGAGACTCAGAGAGAAATACACACGCGAAAGAGAGAAATAGGAGAGGAGACCTCTGCAGATGTGCACAGGGGAGTGTGTTCCCTTCGATGTATAGCGGTTAGGACGTCCGTGACTGTTTATGGGGAGTTTTGCTTTACTTATTATTTTCTTGCTGTTCGTACGGAGTTgaggcgcgtgtgtgcgctgctcctcgcacTTCTCCACGTTTGTTGTTCGAACAGGCAAACAGCGACGCGAATGCAAGTGAGGTGGTGTGTCGAGAGAAAAGgcaggaaaggagggagagcgtcaGAAGGCACAGAGAGGAATGCAGATAGTGAAGGTAGTGGTGGAAGAACAGGGCATGCACTCAATCCAACGCGAGCAggcgcgcaccgctgcacgaCCAGAAAGTGAAGAGCAACAATAAGCACGCAGGGAGCATGGCGTTGAGGGCTCCTGCGTCCATGGAGGAACCATGGATGGCCTCCTTTATTATTTTTTCTCGTTTCTTGCTCAACCCCAATAGTGTGGGGTGGTCGTTGTTTGACAATGGTTGCAGAACGCATGCAGGATGCAGTGGCACAgcgcatgtgcacgtgtgtgggggggggatgcgggggagggggaggggacaacgtgcggcggtgcatgTCGCAAAGAGAGCACATCGCAAAACCATATCAACACGTGTGCAGTGGGGGAAAGGAAAGCAGATGACGATGGAGTGCGCTATGAGAGCGCTGCAGAATGAATGTGCCGCAAGAggcaaaaaagaaaagaggggagagaaaaaaaaaacgaacgGAGGAGCCGTTCAAGGACGGAGAGACCATCGAGCACGGAGgcgcggtgtgtgtgtggggggggggggaagtgcCGAAAAAGAAGGAGACAGCAGTGGGATACAGAGACCACCACATGGTGCGACTTGTTCGTGGCGAAAGACCACCACAAAGCCCCTTCTATGATTGATGAGAAGTCACAGGCGTCACCTATCTTCGGTGAAAAAGAGGCTTCGGCTGCCGTTACCCTTATCTTCACCTTGAACGTGGACGTTCGCTCCACAAGCCAtgtgcgcaggcacaccAGTTGTGCGCGTCAGTGTCTGTGCGTCCCGCATGAGAGTTGGCGTCTCGTGCGTGCAACGCAAGTCTCATTTTTCGTGCCTTTTTTCCTGTTTCTTTTCGCATGCGAGAAGGGGGTGTGACCTCGTGGAATACAGTGCACAGTCTGAGTCGTCACtcgcagcgcctgcgtgcctgcctCTCGCGCGATAGCACCGAAAAGCAAACGTGATAAGGAGCGGCCCCATCTCCGCATCACATGagccagccgcagcagcgggttATGGCAGCGTCCGCGGAGGCGTAAGGCACCAGCGCTGCTATACCTGGCGTGGTGCACGTCAAGATAAGCTAGCgggaaggagaaggtggAGTCTGTCCGACATCGCAACGTGGCGTAGCAGTGGTCGGCATCGCCCAAAAAAAGCGGCGGGCTGTGACACGCAGTTCCAACGTCACAGAAAAAAGTGAAAGGTAAGCATGCTCTAGTCAATGTCGATGCCGCCGTGGGCATGTGCTGGACTCGCCCTCGCGGCTTgttctgtctctctctgtaaGTGTGCACCTGTGCGGAGCACAAGAGAAGCCACAtaacacacagaaaaaaaaaataggcGTTAGagcgggggaagaggggggacGATGACGAATCACAGGTGCAAAATTTTTGCAGATTTCCTCAAACGCCGGCAGTGTCCGTGTACTGTACCTCATCCTTTATAGCGCAGCTGCATCGGTTTCTTTCCCGCTTCTCCCTTTGTGACCTGGGCTGGTATCTCGACGAGGGTAACCACGGATACCTGCGCAGCCTGAGGAGGACAGACGGGGGGCACACCTTCTATTTCGTGTTGAGAGGAACGCGCGCACGGCCGAAAACAGTGTCAAGCGAGGATTTGAAAATATTATCTTTTGCTTTTAGATGCGGACCCCttcgagggagagggaagtATCCAAGATGTGTAAGCGGTGATGTAGCTCATGTTTGCGCGTATGTCTATGCGCGGATATACACAGAGCTATCTAcctcccttccctcgcaCTCTCGGACGAAAGGACACTAGGAGCACACAGTTGCGGAGGTACAGAAGAGCATGTAAGCAACTGTCCTTGCCAACCGCCGCTCTGCTGGGCACAGTCTTGTCGGCCACGCACACAGATAGAGGACCGCGCGCACACCTTCAGGTAATGGACGCAGAGCACACTGCGACACCGGGTCAAGCTTGCCGGGGAACTTGTATGCATGTGCCCATCAGTGCAGGTACGCCAACATGAAGGCCTCAAAATGACACGCTCCGAACAGCTGGGCATCTGAAAAAGAAAGCagcggtggggagggagaagaagccgatgtgtgcgtgtgtttggtGCTGTTTCCGGCAGACCACTGGTACGCCCGCCTgaaacgcacgcacacccgcagctgcagctcagcTGTGCTGCAACCTACAAGGAGGTCAAGCAGCGGCAAGCAAACAAGAAAAGAGCCCACAGAGACGCTGCGTTGCAGACACACCAACGCGCGTGTGCAAGAGAGGGCCACACAATAGCACAAGACAACGAGTGGGAGGAGCCGAGAGCGctcccacacgcacatcgcAACGCCCGCTGCACCCTCTTCCCCTGCGCAGCCTGCTCATTCGCCCAGACGCAAGGCAGCCGATCgatgcacacaagcacagctCACCTACCCCCGCAGGGGTACGGCGGGATCCTTGTCGACTAGGACAAACCGTCCCGCCGTCCAATCGAGCCACGTGGAGACTCGGCGGGACGGCACGCCCGGATCAgggcgggccgcgtccagcgccctgctcgagggcggaggcggtggcgtccgtCGCGCGGGCGATAAGGGGTGGTCGAGGTGCGCttccagcgcctgcgcccCATCAGCCCGCCCCGTCGGACGGCCGAGACGCTGCATGTTGCGCGCATATGCGCTGTGGCGCTCATTGGTGTGGAGCTCCTCGCGCCTTCCGCGTCCatcacgcgtgcgcggctgACCTCTCGATGCCCTGCGTGGACGTGATACGCCATGCCGGCTGTCCGTGACAGCGCCTGCGCTCCGTGCTCGCATCCTTGCACCCCCGGGCCTGCCGCACGACGACCTCGTTGTctggagggggggggcgtgaCTGAGTGGCCtgcacgcatgcgccgcgacaGGCGGGACGCGGCTGTGAGTTTGTGGCAGCAGGGGTCCTCCACCCTTTCCGCAGGGTCGCACGCCTCTCACAGGCGCGGGCGGGTCGAGCAGGAGGGACCCGTGGATAGgcacgcgccagcgcagagagagagagagcgcacggcCTGTCCTCCTGAGAGGGCATACGAGGCAG
It encodes the following:
- a CDS encoding hypothetical protein (previous protein_id=AAZ09626.1) — its product is MCVWERSRLLPLVVLCYCVALSCTRALVCLQRSVSVGSFLVCLPLLDLLVGCSTAELQLRVCVRFRRAYQWSAGNSTKHTHTSASSPSPPLLSFSDAQLFGACHFEAFMLAYLH